The following coding sequences are from one Salvia hispanica cultivar TCC Black 2014 chromosome 3, UniMelb_Shisp_WGS_1.0, whole genome shotgun sequence window:
- the LOC125209516 gene encoding brefeldin A-inhibited guanine nucleotide-exchange protein 2-like translates to MADSRLNKVLIPALEKIQKNASWRKHSKLGAECKSVIQHLTSPNRSPTAEASLQQGVVLDFSLYDSEIVLSPIINALSTSYLKVSEPALEAVQKLIARGYLHGEADPSGGAEAKLLSKLIVSACNCHDLGDEYAELLVIKLLLSAVTSVSLQLHGDCLLQAVRTCYDLYLNSKNGVNQTTAKASLIQMLVIVFRRMEADSSTVPMQPIVAAELMGPVEKADVDEAFEMKNSTVEGTNPADLLDSTDKDMLDAKYWEISIYKTALEGRKGELADGEGERDDDLVRIGNKFRRDAFLVFRDLCMLSMKTPLKDAAADPQAMKGKIVALELLKILLENAGEIFRTSERFLDAIKQYLCLSLLKNSASTHMTVFQLSCSIFMSLVSRFRAALKAEIGVFFPIVVLRVLENVVQPNFQQKMTVLQFLGKLCVDSQILIEIFLSYDYDCDATSNIFTRMVNGLLKTAQGVPPGVSSTLQVLQDASMKLEAMKCLVAILKCMGNWMDKQLQIADIQSSKKLDAADNGSDTGSPPRPNDIIDEPTKRSDTQSEASSEVSDVSTLEQCRAYRARKSESIYYSSINTVVLKFMIEECWAPMLAAFSVQLDQSDDEIVIALCLEGFRRAIHVTAGMSMKTHRDAFVTSLAKFTSLHSPADIKKKNIDAIKVHLCTSNPRVFSLTKIVEIVHYNMNRIRTVWSKIWQVLSDFFVTTGCSENLSIAIFAMDALCQLSMKVLEREELANFNFQNEFMKPFVIVMCKSSAVEIRELIIRCVSQVVLSQVNNVRSGWKSIFMVFTTAAYDDHKNIVLLSFEIIKKIFRDYFTYIIETESTTFTDCVNCLVAFTNTRFNKAISLNAIGLLQYCAERLAEGDLRKEAPEVASPPSPQIGKERKSGEPAKRVDHLYLWLPLLAGLSDLSFDPSPEIREGASRILFGTLRNYGHHFSLALWEKVFESVLFSIFDESAHIDNGEMEELNQDSWMHELCTLAMQLVVDLFVNFYDTINPLLKKVLMLLVSFIKHRHQSLAIISITGFVRLISNAGEMLSEDKWLDVVSFLKEALNETCPDFSFILDDNSTTEAWGDDVNESSHDESAEAITSNVDSDNNLGSHRLYAAISDINCRSGIQLLLLQAIEDVYNMHRARLSYKNIFILFDVVHAVASHARNINSNGVLRQKLKELGSVMQMDDPPLLRLETESYMNCLKFLQNLALDRPLSYEESEVESYLVNLCQEVLQFYIVVACSGHLPGSSLDRQPQWTIPPGSGRRTELAARAPLIVAVLKAIGTLGDSSFHKNLSCFFPLLSSLIGCEHFSNEVQLVLSDVLHSSVGPILLRSC, encoded by the exons ATGGCGGATTCCCGCCTAAACAAAGTGCTGATCCCCGCGCTCGAGAAGATCCAGAAAAATGCTTCATGGCGCAAGCATTCCAAGCTCGGCGCAGAGTGCAAATCCGTTATCCAGCACCTCACCTCACCGAATCGGAGCCCTACCGCCGAGGCGTCTTTGCAGCAGGGCGTTGTTCTGGATTTTTCATTGTACGATTCCGAGATCGTGCTCAGTCCAATCATCAACGCACTCTCCACGAGCTACCTCAAAGTTTCGGAGCCTGCTCTTGAAGCGGTCCAGAAATTGATCGCCCGCGGCTACTTGCACGGCGAAGCGGACCCCAGCGGCGGGGCGGAGGCGAAGTTGCTCTCGAAATTGATCGTCTCCGCTTGCAATTGCCACGATTTGGGGGACGAGTATGCGGAGCTGTTGGTGATCAAGTTGCTTCTCTCAGCGGTCACGTCGGTTTCGCTGCAGCTGCATGGTGATTGCCTGCTGCAAGCGGTGAGGACGTGCTATGACTTGTATTTGAATAGTAAGAATGGGGTGAATCAGACGACAGCCAAGGCCTCGTTGATTCAGATGCTAGTTATTGTGTTTAGGCGAATGGAGGCCGATTCTTCTACGGTGCCAATGCAGCCTATTGTGGCCGCGGAGCTTATGGGGCCAGTAGAGAAGGCGGATGTGGATGAGGCATTTGAGATGAAAAATTCAACCGTAGAGGGCACGAATCCGGCAGATTTGTTGGACTCGACGGATAAGGATATGCTGGACGCTAAGTATTGGGAGATCAGCATCTATAAGACGGCATTAGAGGGTAGGAAAGGAGAGTTAGCAGACGGTGAGGGAGAAAGGGATGATGATTTGGTGCGGATTGGAAACAAGTTTAGGAGGGATGCTTTTTTGGTTTTCCGGGATTTGTGTATGCTTTCTATGAAGACTCCACTCAAGGATGCTGCTGCAGATCCCCAAGCAATGAAGGGGAAGATTGTGGCATTGGAATTGCTCAAAATTTTACTGGAAAACGCTGGGGAAATATTTAGGACTAGTGAAAG ATTTTTAGATGCTATAAAGCAGTACTTGTGTTTGTCACTATTGAAGAACAGTGCTTCAACTCATATGACCGTTTTCCAGCTCTCATGCTCCATATTTATGAGCCTGGTGTCGCGTTTTAGAGCTGCATTGAAAGCAGAAATCGGGGTATTTTTTCCTATAGTAGTCCTCCGAGTGTTAGAAAACGTTGTGCAACCCAATTTTCAGCAGAAGATGACAGTCCTTCAGTTTCTGGGGAAGCTGTGTGTAGATTCACAGATCTTGATAGAAATATTCCTTAGTTATGATTATGACTGTGATGCTACTTCCAATATATTCACGAG AATGGTCAATGGACTACTTAAAACTGCTCAGGGCGTTCCACCTGGGGTTTCAAGCACACTTCAGGTCCTGCAAGATGCTAGTATGAAGCTAGAAGCTATGAAGTGCTTAGTTGCTATCCTAAAATGCATGGGTAACTGGATGGACAAGCAATTGCAAATTGCAGATATTCAGTCATCAAAGAAACTAGATGCTGCAGACAATGGTTCTGATACTGGGAGCCCCCCTCGCCCAAATGACATTATAGATGAGCCAACTAAAAGATCGGACACACAGTCTGAAGCCTCCAGTGAAGTTTCTGATGTTTCAACCCTGGAGCAGTGTCGTGCCTATAGAGCTCGCAAGTCAGA GTCAATTTATTATTCCTCCATAAATACGGTGGTCCTCAAGTTCATGATTGAAGAATGTTGGGCTCCAATGCTGGCTGCCTTCAGTGTTCAACTTGACCAAAGTGACGATGAAATTGTGATAGCCCTCTGCTTAGAGGGCTTTCGTCGTGCAATCCATGTCACTGCAGGAATGTCCATGAAAACTCATAGAGATGCTTTTGTGACATCATTAGCCAAGTTTACCTCACTTCACTCACCTGCAGatatcaaaaagaaaaatattgatgCAATCAAG GTCCATCTGTGTACATCTAATCCTCGGGTTTTCAGCCTCACTAAGATTGTTGAGATCGT GCACTACAACATGAACCGCATTAGGACTGTGTGGTCTAAGATTTGGCAAGTACtatctgatttttttgtgaCCACTGGCTGTTCAGAAAATCTTTCTATTGCAATATTTGCAATGGACGCTTTGTGCCAGTTATCAATGAAAGTCTTGGAAAGAGAAGAATTGGCTAACTTTAACTTTCAGAATGAGTTCATGAAGCCTTTTGTAATTGTAATGTGCAAGAGTAGTGCTGTTGAAATCCGAGAATTGATTATCAGATGTGTTTCTCAGGTGGTGTTATCCCAAGTGAATAATGTCAGATCGGGATGGAAGAGCATATTTATG GTCTTCACAACAGCTGCGTATGATGATCATAAGAACATTGTCCTCCTCTCATTCGAAATAATTAAGAAGATTTTTCGTGATTATTTCACATATATTATTGAAACTGAATCTACTACTTTTACGGACTGCGTAAATTGTTTGGTTGCATTCACCAATACTAGGTTCAACAAAGCAATTAGCCTTAATGCCATAGGTTTACTTCAGTACTGTGCTGAAAGACTTGCCGAAGGAGATCTAAGGAAGGAAGCTCCTGAAGTGGCTTCTCCACCTTCACCTCAAATTggtaaagaaagaaaaagtggggAACCTGCAAAGAGGGTGGACCATCTCTATTTATGGCTTCCTTTGTTGGCAG GTTTATCTGACCTGAGCTTTGACCCCAGTCCTGAAATCAGGGAGGGTGCCTCACGAATACTATTTGGTACTTTGCGTAACTATGGGCATCACTTTTCCCTAGCCTTGTGGGAGAAGGTGTTTGAATCTGTcctttttagtatatttgaTGAGTCTGCGCACATAGATAATGGTGAGATGGAGGAACTCAATCAAGATTCATGGATGCATGAGTTGTGCACATTGGCTATGCAATTAGTCGTAGAtctttttgttaatttctaTGATACGATCAATCCCCTTCTGAAGAAGGTGCTGATGCTACTGGTCAGCTTTATCAAGCATCGTCATCAAAGCCTTGctattattagtattactgGTTTCGTTCGCCTAATTAGCAATGCTGGGGAGATGCTCTCTGAAGACAAGTGGTTGGATGTGGTTTCATTTCTCAAAGAAGCGTTAAATGAAACATGTCCGGATTTTTCCTTTATCCTTGATGACAATAGCACAACAGAGGCCTGGGGAGATGATGTGAATGAGAGCAGTCATGATGAATCTGCCGAGGCAATCACCTCCAATGTTGATTCAGATAATAACTTAGGGAGTCATCGTCTGTACGCAGCTATATCCGATATCAACTGCCGATCTGGAATTCAGCTTTTACTATTACAG GCTATAGAGGATGTCTACAATATGCACAGAGCTCGATTATCgtataaaaacatttttatccTTTTCGACGTCGTGCATGCTGTGGCATCTCATGCTCGCAATATAAATAGCAATGGAGTGCTACGTCAAAAGCTCAAAGAACTCGGGTCCGTGATGCAAATGGACGATCCTCCTCTACTTCGCCTTGAGACTGAGTCTTACATGAATTGCCTCAAATTTCTGCAGAATCTTGCACTTGATAGACCACTTAGTTATGAGGAGTCAGAAGTGGAGTCTTATCTTGTCAACCTCTGCCAAGAGGTCTTGCAGTTCTACATTGTAGTTGCCTGCTCGGGACATCTTCCCGGCTCATCTCTCGACAGGCAACCACAGTGGACGATACCACCAGGATCTGGAAGACGAACAGAACTGGCTGCACGAGCACCTCTTATCGTTGCTGTTCTAAAGGCTATAGGTACCTTAGGAGATTCGTCATTCCATAAGAACTTGTCTTGCTTCTTTCCATTGCTTTCGAGCTTGATAGGTTGTGAACACTTTTCAAATGAGGTCCAACTCGTGCTGAGTGATGTACTCCACTCATCAGTGGGTCCAATTCTCCTACGTTCGTGTTGA
- the LOC125213669 gene encoding wings apart-like protein 2, protein MNRKFSTANSSNDGVSDSSSRDFRFSGLESSRRHWSDPCSLNSSQGSRRFSLLKDRDGGFRNSKTVKVIDVDSEPYASCSTQGTQGIEVFEFSDEVFQKPKKLKKADFDPFEYNSSEEFEGIVAPPPRRKGGESEVFDFSEDVGSQKSKKLKIANFNPFDYNSSEELEEIVALPQRKRREIEAFDFSEDVDFQKSKKLEKADFDPFDYNSSEELEEIVALPQRKAREIEAFDFSEEVDFQKSKKLEKADYDPYEYNSSEELEGIVAMPQREGTDIGVFDFSEDVDLLKGNKCTTVGSDAFRRSSSRDLGIPQSRKRGWNGLSRVSLAAVSMKSQKDRGKNWGLEKKKKKKKEPCELDPCFIELTDTSMEIQEFAETTEHNEVNSVLHGLRKGQVVKIRRESLLSLLSICGTLQKRRLLWAHGMARKIIDAILGISVDDTPSNLAAAALFYLLTSDGQDEHLLYSPSSVRFLIKLLKPLSPAASKEKSQPIGSKLLGLCKNAGYSQISTKETDSTSTEIMLMVRDILVDRKEIQPVANIDEEKQEPELNPKWISLLTIEKACSSSITIEGFEDTSRTLQRHRSNFKKKLRELGGLDAVFEVARKCHSVMEEWLERSPSFALEPKNISGLESLVLLVKCLKIMENATFLSNDNQCHLLGMKGSFGGQQAPRSFTKLILSVIKILSGVSLLRSFISYGSNHSGGHSTMERASYESFDQCDPHMISGEPRSTYSSVESTQTSSQKWRVESSQAGSRNGTSRSLKYATHVSRDDLGVESGTRNRKTRFSNSGITEDSPDPFAFHNDDSEPSRWESRSGSMNKSLSRDGRATLIGSTDTSDFVSVTQQESNNVEYRHSQETSCSPIGDEDKSNLLAECLLTAIKVLMNLSNDNPEGCRQIARCGGLEILASLIAGHFPAFSLPLPRSSHARNGSFPSKSNLTIYHCTNTPLTDQELDFLIAILGLLVNLVEKDGGNRSQLAAASVSLPSLVGLDLKKQSNIIPILCSIFLANQGTEEAAGEEKCLSWEDEESILQGEKEAEKMIVEAYAALLLAFLSMESKKVRNTIAERLSSGNLKVLVPVLERFVEFHLTLNVISPETHSTILKVIESCKMP, encoded by the exons ATGAACCGGAAATTCTCCACGGCGAATAGCTCAAACGACGGCGTTTCCGATTCCTCGTCGCGCGATTTTAGGTTTTCGGGGCTGGAGTCCAGTCGCCGCCATTGGTCTGATCCATGTAGCCTGAATTCGTCTCAAGGGTCGAGGCGATTCTCGCTATTGAAGGATCGGGATGGGGGTTTTAGGAATTCGAAGACAGTGAAGGTGATTGATGTCGATTCGGAGCCTTATGCTTCGTGCTCGACACAAGGTACGCAGGgaattgaggtttttgaaTTTTCCGATGAGGTTTTCCAGAAACCGAAGAAGCTGAAGAAAGCCGATTTTGATCCTTTCGAGTATAATTCCTCGGAGGAGTTCGAGGGAATTGTGGCTCCGCCGCCGCGGAGGAAGGGTGGGGAGAGTGAGGTTTTTGATTTTTCGGAAGATGTTGGTTCCCAGAAATCGAAGAAGCTCAAGATAGCAAATTTTAATCCTTTCGATTATAATTCATCTGAGGAGTTGGAGGAAATTGTGGCTCTGCCGCAGAGAAAACGTAGGGAGATTGAGGCTTTTGATTTTTCAGAAGATGTGGATTTCCAGAAATCAAAGAAGCTCGAGAAAGCTGATTTTGATCCTTTCGATTATAATTCATCTGAGGAGTTGGAGGAAATTGTGGCTCTGCCGCAGAGAAAAGCTAGAGAGATTGAGGCTTTTGATTTTTCAGAAGAGGTGGATTTCCAGAAATCAAAGAAGCTCGAGAAAGCTGATTACGATCCTTATGAGTATAATTCATCAGAGGAGCTGGAGGGAATCGTGGCTATGCCGCAGAGAGAGGGCACAGACATTGGggtttttgatttttctgaAGATGTGGATTTATTGAAAGGTAATAAGTGCACGACTGTTGGTTCTGATGCATTTAGGCGAAGTTCATCACGGGATTTGGGGATTCCACAGTCGAGAAAACGAGGATGGAATGGGCTGAGCCGCGTGAGTCTTGCTGCAGTTTCTATGAAATCACAGAAGGACCGGGGAAAAAATTGGGGtttagagaagaaaaagaagaaaaagaaggaacCATGTGAGTTGGACCCATGTTTTATAGAGCTTACTGATACATCCATGGAGATTCAAGAGTTCGCAGAGACAACTGAGCATAATGAGGTGAACTCTGTATTACATGGGTTAAGGAAGGGACAAGTAGTAAAGATTCGGAGGGAAAGTCTTCTATCATTGTTATCAATCTGCGGAACATTGCAAAAGAGGCGGCTTTTGTGGGCTCATgg GATGGCcagaaaaataattgatgcTATTCTTGGAATCAGTGTTGATGATACACCAAGCAAccttgctgctgctgctctaTTTTACCTTTTGACTAGTGAT GGTCAAGATGAACATCTTTTGTATTCACCAAGTAGCGTTCgctttttgataaaattgttGAAACCACTTTCACCTGCTGCTTCCAAGGAAAAGTCGCAGCCTATTGGGAGCAAGCTCCTAGGCCTGTGCAAGAATGCTGGTTACTCACAAATTTCAACCAAGGAAACAGATTCCACCTCTACGGAGATTATGCTCATGGTTCGGGATATCCTTGTTGATCGCAAGGAAATCCAGCCAGTAGCTAATATTGATGAAGAAAAGCAAGAGCCTGAGCTGAACCCTAAATGGATTAGTTTGCTTACAATTGAAAAAGCCTGCTCGTCCAGTATTACTATTGAAGGTTTTGAAG ACACTTCTAGAACTTTACAGAGACATAGGAGCAACTTCAAGAAGAAACTCAGAGAGCTTGGGGGGCTTGATGCAGTGTTTGAAGTGGCAAGGAAATGCCACTCTGTGATGGAG GAATGGTTAGAAAGAAGTCCATCTTTTGCCCTGGAACCTAAAAATATTTCTGGGCTAGAAAGTTTAGTACTTCTTGTGAAATGTCTAAAAATCATGGAAAATGCTACATTCCTCAGCAATGATAATCAG TGCCATTTGCTTGGGATGAAAGGAAGCTTTGGTGGCCAACAAGCTCCACGGTCTTTCACAAAGCTCATTCTGAGTGTCATTAAAATTCTCTCAG GTGTCTCCCTGCTCCgaagttttatttcttatGGAAGCAATCACTCAGGAGGCCATAGTACCATGGAACGGGCTTCTTATGAAAGCTTTGATCAGTGTGATCCACACATGATATCTGGTGAGCCAAGGTCTACTTACTCGAGTGTGGAATCCACTCAGACGTCCTCACAAAAATGGAGAGTTGAATCTTCTCAAGCAGGATCACGTAATGGAACATCTCGTAGTTTAAAGTATGCAACACATGTAAGCAGAGATGATTTGGGAGTGGAATCTGGTACTCGAAACAGAAAGACAAGATTTTCTAACTCTGGAATTACAGAGGATAGTCCAGATCCTTTTGCATTTCATAATGATGATTCTGAACCCTCAAGGTGGGAATCACGATCTGGAAGTATGAATAAATCTTTGTCTCGAGATGGTAGGGCAACTTTGATTGGATCTACAGATACAAGTGATTTTGTATCAGTAACCCAACAAGAATCAAACAATGTGGAATATCGTCATTCCCAGGAGACCTCTTGTTCTCCGATTGGTGATGAAGATAAGTCCAACCTCTTGGCAGAATGTCTTCTCACTGCTATTAAG GTTCTAATGAACTTATCCAATGACAACCCTGAGGGCTGTCGGCAAATTGCACGCTGTGGGGGTTTAGAAATATTGGCTTCTCTGATTGCTGGTCATTTTCCAGCATTCAGCCTTCCTTTGCCACGCTCAAGTCATGCAAGGAATGGCAGTTTTCCATCTAAATCAAACCTCACAATCTACCATTGCACCAATACACCTCTCACCGATCAAGAGCTAGATTTTCTTATCGCCATTTTGGGGTTGCTTGTGAATTTGGTGGAGAAGGATGGTGGTAACAG ATCTCAGCTTGCCGCAGCTAGTGTTTCACTACCTAGCCTTGTAGGTCTGGACttgaagaaacaaagtaatatAATTCCGATTCTGTGCTCAATCTTTTTGGCTAATCAAGGCACTGAGGAGGCTGCCGGAGAGGAAAAATGTTTGTCCTGG GAGGATGAAGAATCCATATTACAAGGAGAGAAGGAAGCTGAGAAAATGATTGTAGAAGCTTACGCAGCTCTTCTTCTGGCTTTTCTTTCGATGGAAAG CAAGAAAGTACGGAATACCATTGCAGAACGCCTTTCCAGTGGCAACTTGAAAGTTCTTGTTCCAGTGTTGGAGAGATTTGTG GAATTCCATCTGACGCTTAATGTGATCTCGCCAGAGACACATTCTACTATTCTAAAAGTAATAGAATCATGTAAGATGCCGTGA